A genome region from Micromonospora inyonensis includes the following:
- a CDS encoding DivIVA domain-containing protein yields MRWESQREPVRSEAPSGRGTAYRSRAAGPLRPWQVRDRLFTPRGRHGVDAAEVRIFLDRVADDLAACYAEVARAHAEADRVREALRQWQTEMAQRGSMAGAR; encoded by the coding sequence ATTCGGTGGGAATCCCAGCGAGAACCGGTCCGCTCGGAGGCTCCCAGCGGGCGCGGGACCGCGTACCGGAGTCGGGCGGCCGGACCGCTGCGGCCCTGGCAGGTGCGCGACCGGCTGTTCACCCCGCGCGGCCGGCACGGGGTGGACGCGGCCGAGGTGCGGATCTTCCTCGACCGGGTCGCCGACGACCTGGCCGCCTGCTACGCCGAGGTGGCCCGTGCCCACGCCGAGGCCGACCGGGTCAGGGAGGCCCTGCGGCAGTGGCAGACCGAGATGGCCCAGCGCGGATCAATGGCGGGTGCCCGGTGA
- a CDS encoding 7-cyano-7-deazaguanine synthase, translating to MTTGRHAYHFTTGRYRRFPGHYRALDERHFRAGPSAITNNLAPAPDVPPVWAQDLLQVAKAVYLVDKLSRRATAPDRWTRDLTLSVQVIEPERWSDRVEPLLTALLELLTADRWTVGFHGGAAALRTVPTRLFEGDPAEEVTLFSGGLDSTGWVAQRIGVDAGPLLLVSYYEGTLKTRQNQVFAALRRLGARAVERRQVLQQVKGFGPPLELSSRSRGLLYLATAVHVAAAHRVREVAVPENGQLAVNPPLTASRLAASSTRSVHPRTLHLLNRLIAAVGGDVTVVNPLVDDTKGDVCRRALTAGLPLPTLAETVSCGQPPENRGASRFAQCGCCYPCLIRRSGLLAGTGRDDTAYRTDVWALPDDADLARHRRALAAWMSRGFGIRDLTTDVPLPPGADPAALLRTVRRGRDEIRQLFERFAPGTLPAGT from the coding sequence ATGACCACCGGCCGCCACGCCTACCACTTCACCACCGGCCGCTACCGCCGGTTCCCCGGGCACTACCGGGCCCTGGACGAGCGGCACTTCCGCGCCGGCCCGAGCGCGATCACCAACAACCTTGCCCCGGCCCCGGACGTACCGCCGGTCTGGGCCCAGGACCTGCTCCAGGTCGCCAAGGCGGTGTACCTCGTCGACAAGCTCTCCCGCCGGGCCACCGCCCCGGACCGGTGGACCCGGGATCTCACCCTGTCGGTCCAGGTCATCGAGCCGGAACGGTGGTCCGACCGGGTGGAGCCACTGCTCACCGCCCTGTTGGAGCTGCTCACGGCGGACCGCTGGACGGTGGGCTTCCACGGCGGTGCGGCAGCGCTCCGGACCGTACCGACCCGGTTGTTCGAGGGTGACCCGGCCGAGGAGGTCACGCTCTTCTCCGGGGGCCTGGACTCCACCGGTTGGGTGGCGCAGCGGATCGGCGTGGACGCTGGCCCGCTCCTGCTGGTCTCCTACTACGAGGGGACGTTGAAGACCCGCCAGAACCAGGTCTTCGCCGCCCTCCGCCGACTGGGCGCACGAGCGGTGGAACGCCGGCAGGTGCTGCAACAGGTCAAGGGGTTCGGGCCGCCACTGGAACTCAGCTCGCGCTCGCGGGGGCTGCTCTACCTCGCCACGGCGGTCCACGTCGCCGCCGCGCACCGGGTCCGCGAGGTCGCCGTACCCGAGAACGGGCAGCTCGCGGTCAATCCTCCGCTGACCGCCTCCCGGCTGGCCGCCTCCTCCACCCGATCGGTGCATCCGCGCACCCTGCACCTGCTCAACCGGCTCATCGCGGCCGTCGGCGGAGACGTGACGGTGGTCAACCCGCTGGTGGACGACACCAAGGGTGACGTGTGCCGTCGGGCGCTGACCGCCGGCCTGCCGCTGCCCACCCTGGCGGAGACGGTGAGCTGTGGTCAGCCTCCCGAGAACCGTGGTGCCAGCCGCTTCGCCCAGTGCGGGTGCTGCTATCCCTGCCTCATCCGCCGTTCCGGGCTGCTTGCCGGGACCGGTCGGGACGACACGGCGTACCGGACGGACGTGTGGGCCCTGCCCGACGACGCCGACCTCGCCCGGCACCGCCGTGCCCTCGCCGCCTGGATGTCCCGGGGGTTCGGCATCCGCGACCTGACCACGGACGTGCCGCTGCCACCGGGGGCGGACCCGGCGGCCCTGCTGCGGACCGTCCGGCGCGGACGCGACGAGATCCGCCAGCTCTTCGAGCGTTTCGCCCCCGGGACCCTTCCGGCCGGCACGTGA